A single Caldanaerobius fijiensis DSM 17918 DNA region contains:
- a CDS encoding AraC family transcriptional regulator translates to MYDFHTNLREGIDLCVYHCGMEECEPGHSYGPAVRDHFLIHYILDGQGKFHIDGKVYTLHKNQGFLICPDIVTYYEADRENPWTYTWVGFQGIKAEMYLKYAGLTRENPIFTYDKGDYVKECFSKMIDASKLKRGGEIRLQGLLYLFLSELIETADGYAEAGEKQQEVYIRKAIQYIEMNYSRDISVMELARHIGLDRSYLCSLFKEYLKVSPREYLIKYRMDKACDLMKNPSLSISDVARSVGYSDPLGFSKMFKKVKGCSPKKYRRRY, encoded by the coding sequence ATGTACGATTTTCACACAAATTTAAGAGAAGGTATTGATTTATGCGTATACCACTGCGGCATGGAAGAATGTGAGCCGGGCCACTCCTACGGGCCTGCTGTAAGAGACCATTTTCTTATACATTACATATTAGATGGGCAAGGGAAATTCCATATCGACGGGAAGGTATACACTCTCCACAAGAATCAGGGATTTCTCATATGCCCTGATATAGTCACTTATTACGAAGCTGATAGAGAAAACCCATGGACATACACGTGGGTAGGGTTTCAGGGCATCAAGGCTGAGATGTATTTAAAGTACGCAGGGCTTACGCGAGAAAATCCTATATTTACTTACGACAAAGGGGATTACGTAAAGGAATGTTTTTCTAAAATGATAGATGCCTCTAAGCTGAAAAGAGGCGGCGAGATACGCCTTCAGGGTCTTTTATACCTATTTCTCTCAGAGCTCATAGAGACAGCCGATGGATATGCTGAGGCAGGCGAAAAACAGCAGGAGGTGTACATTAGAAAGGCTATTCAGTACATAGAGATGAACTATTCTAGGGATATAAGCGTAATGGAACTGGCAAGGCACATAGGCCTTGATAGGAGCTATTTATGCTCGCTGTTTAAAGAGTATCTTAAAGTATCCCCTCGAGAGTACCTTATAAAATACAGGATGGATAAGGCTTGTGATCTTATGAAAAACCCTTCGCTGTCCATAAGCGATGTGGCTCGCTCAGTAGGCTACAGCGATCCGCTGGGTTTTTCCAAGATGTTTAAGAAAGTAAAGGGGTGTAGTCCGAAGAAGTATAGGAGAAGGTATTGA
- a CDS encoding ROK family transcriptional regulator, with product MKFKGSNLSNVKILNRALIMRLLYFKGPLSRIDLANMTGLTQPTITNIINDLIKGNLVNELGPEETTSGRRPISLELNSSYLHAIGINISRYGFAVALVNMNGEILFEYKNDTHTVENKENTLNAINDIIGNIIKNTSKKIIGIGVGTPGPVDAEKGIIINPPNFKGWENTDLKSAIGSYGLTIYSDNVANACALAEKYFGEARNVENYIYMIVDEGIGAGVVIGDKIFRGGTGHGCELGHITIDINGPQCDCGNRGCLELYATIPQVVERVRSELHTDGITWADIVKNARQGNKFMKEQIDIISKYLSAASISIANAFDPEAIFLGSDIALASNLVTDYIQKVIDQRFINRNVHKVKVATSTIAKKAPVLGAATLVFDKLLSGALVLSD from the coding sequence ATGAAGTTTAAAGGAAGCAATCTCAGCAACGTCAAGATTTTAAACAGAGCTCTTATAATGAGGCTTCTGTACTTTAAAGGACCTCTTTCCCGTATAGATCTGGCCAATATGACAGGTTTAACCCAGCCAACCATAACCAATATCATAAATGATTTAATTAAGGGGAATCTTGTCAACGAACTGGGGCCTGAAGAAACAACCAGTGGCCGCAGGCCGATATCTTTGGAACTTAACTCCAGTTATCTGCACGCCATCGGTATAAACATATCAAGATATGGTTTTGCAGTAGCCCTCGTCAACATGAACGGTGAAATACTCTTTGAATACAAAAATGATACCCATACTGTTGAAAATAAGGAAAACACCTTAAACGCTATAAATGACATAATCGGGAATATTATAAAAAATACATCAAAAAAGATCATTGGTATAGGCGTTGGCACGCCCGGCCCTGTAGATGCCGAGAAAGGCATTATAATAAATCCGCCAAATTTTAAGGGTTGGGAAAACACCGATTTAAAATCAGCTATTGGAAGCTATGGACTCACCATCTACAGCGATAATGTAGCTAATGCTTGTGCCCTGGCAGAAAAATACTTTGGTGAAGCGAGAAACGTTGAAAATTATATCTATATGATCGTCGATGAGGGTATAGGTGCCGGCGTAGTTATAGGCGATAAAATATTCCGAGGAGGAACAGGTCATGGTTGCGAATTGGGCCACATCACCATAGATATAAATGGTCCACAATGCGATTGCGGTAACCGGGGATGCCTGGAACTTTACGCCACAATCCCCCAGGTGGTTGAAAGGGTGCGCTCCGAATTACATACCGATGGCATCACGTGGGCAGATATAGTAAAGAATGCCAGACAAGGCAACAAGTTTATGAAAGAGCAAATAGATATAATATCAAAATACCTCTCAGCCGCTTCAATAAGCATTGCAAACGCCTTTGACCCTGAGGCCATTTTCCTCGGCAGCGATATCGCACTGGCCTCCAACCTGGTAACAGATTATATACAGAAGGTTATAGACCAGCGCTTTATAAATCGCAATGTCCATAAGGTAAAGGTCGCCACATCCACCATTGCAAAAAAAGCACCAGTGTTAGGAGCTGCCACATTGGTTTTCGACAAACTCCTCAGCGGTGCCTTAGTACTGAGCGATTAG
- a CDS encoding ThuA domain-containing protein, which translates to MIKVTVWNEYVHEKMDANVASIYPEGIHGAIAKYLKEQPGLEVRTATMDQPEHGLTDEVLNQTDVLIWWGHVAHHMVSDEVVEKVYNKVLNGMGLIVLHSGHFSKIFRKLMGTSCDLKWREAGENERLWVVEPGHPIARGIGEYIDLPHEEMYGERFDIPAPDELVFISWFKGGEVFRSGCCFYRGKGKIFYFRPGHESFPIYHNEKILKVIDNAVRWAAPIEGPTPTFGNVKPLEQL; encoded by the coding sequence ATGATAAAGGTTACAGTATGGAATGAATACGTCCACGAGAAGATGGATGCAAATGTGGCATCGATATACCCCGAAGGTATACATGGAGCCATAGCCAAATATCTTAAAGAGCAGCCTGGACTTGAAGTAAGGACAGCGACAATGGATCAGCCAGAGCATGGTCTTACCGACGAGGTTTTAAACCAGACTGATGTTCTGATATGGTGGGGACATGTGGCACACCATATGGTAAGCGATGAGGTAGTGGAAAAGGTCTACAATAAGGTGTTAAACGGTATGGGACTTATAGTCTTGCATTCAGGCCATTTCTCCAAGATATTCAGGAAGCTTATGGGTACATCCTGTGACCTTAAGTGGAGAGAAGCAGGTGAGAACGAGAGGCTATGGGTGGTAGAACCAGGGCATCCTATTGCTCGGGGAATAGGGGAGTACATAGATTTGCCCCATGAGGAAATGTATGGCGAACGCTTTGATATACCGGCTCCTGATGAATTGGTATTTATAAGTTGGTTTAAGGGCGGAGAGGTATTTAGAAGCGGATGCTGCTTCTACAGAGGCAAAGGCAAGATATTCTATTTCAGACCGGGTCATGAGTCATTCCCTATATACCACAATGAAAAGATATTAAAGGTTATAGATAATGCGGTTCGCTGGGCAGCACCTATAGAAGGACCTACTCCAACATTTGGCAATGTAAAGCCATTGGAGCAGCTGTAG
- a CDS encoding ABC transporter ATP-binding protein, which produces MDILKRLFGFMKPYRKYFYIAALLMFANIGLGMINPYLQKLLVNKVLLGKQKGLLIYLLMGMLSVSIVTSLFGYIYSYLVEYTSQRTIADIRHKMLNHLQELSFSFYDKARTGELMSRLTGDLEGVRVFIPGGFLQFFNSATTFIAYLIMLFIINWKLTLLTLILSPFLVTLSMRFDKKIRSAYDELRKQYAVLNTTLQENITGIRVVKAFAQEPKEIEKFKKENINNMNRGIDIGFISGKYSPLMWFIGDMSFVALIWFGGYLVVKGQISLGSLIQFNGYLWAMIWPLRALPNILNMYEQANASGERIFNLLNTKPQIKNSPNPVVPDKIKGHVVFENVSLKYDGEMVLKDINIDAPPGKKIAIMGATGSGKTSIINLIGRYYDVTKGRILIDGYDIRDLDLKTLRSGIGIVMQETFLFSDTIRNNIAFGKPDASMDEIMNAAKAAQAHDFIMEMPDGYDTVVGERGVGLSGGQKQRIAIARAILKNPPILILDDATASVDMETEAEIQRNLEELSKGRTTFIIAHRISSVKDADEIIVLENGSIVERGTHQELIKLKGRYYHNFKEQFRAMLTDEMIEKIVKEVSA; this is translated from the coding sequence ATGGATATTCTCAAGCGACTTTTTGGGTTTATGAAGCCGTATAGGAAATATTTTTACATTGCTGCCTTATTGATGTTTGCAAATATCGGGCTAGGTATGATCAATCCTTATCTCCAGAAGCTATTGGTTAACAAAGTGTTGTTGGGAAAACAGAAGGGTTTATTGATATATCTCCTTATGGGAATGTTATCTGTGAGCATTGTGACGTCATTGTTTGGTTATATTTATTCGTATTTGGTGGAGTATACTTCACAAAGGACGATTGCCGATATAAGACACAAGATGCTTAATCACCTTCAAGAGCTGTCGTTTAGCTTTTACGACAAGGCAAGAACCGGTGAACTTATGTCAAGGCTCACAGGTGATCTGGAAGGGGTAAGGGTTTTCATACCGGGCGGTTTTTTGCAGTTTTTTAACAGCGCTACGACGTTTATAGCGTACCTCATAATGCTGTTTATTATTAACTGGAAATTGACTCTACTCACTCTTATATTATCGCCATTTTTAGTGACCTTATCCATGAGATTTGATAAAAAGATAAGGTCTGCCTATGATGAGTTGAGGAAGCAGTACGCTGTTCTCAACACGACGTTGCAGGAAAATATAACAGGTATAAGGGTAGTTAAGGCTTTTGCACAAGAGCCCAAGGAGATTGAAAAGTTTAAGAAAGAAAACATAAATAACATGAACAGAGGCATAGACATAGGTTTTATCTCAGGTAAATATTCTCCGCTCATGTGGTTTATCGGAGATATGAGTTTCGTGGCCCTTATCTGGTTTGGAGGTTATTTGGTGGTAAAAGGGCAGATATCATTGGGTTCTTTGATACAGTTTAATGGCTATCTGTGGGCGATGATCTGGCCTCTTAGGGCATTACCTAATATCTTGAATATGTACGAACAGGCCAACGCTTCCGGTGAGAGGATATTTAACCTCCTCAACACCAAGCCGCAGATAAAAAATTCGCCGAATCCAGTGGTGCCTGATAAGATAAAAGGACATGTGGTATTTGAAAATGTCTCTTTAAAATACGATGGTGAAATGGTGTTAAAAGACATTAACATTGACGCGCCTCCTGGCAAAAAAATCGCTATCATGGGCGCAACGGGTTCGGGTAAGACATCTATTATCAACCTTATAGGGCGGTATTATGATGTGACTAAAGGCAGGATATTGATTGATGGCTACGATATCAGGGATCTGGATCTTAAGACCTTGAGGAGCGGTATAGGTATTGTCATGCAAGAGACGTTTTTGTTTTCAGATACTATCAGGAACAATATTGCCTTTGGTAAACCTGATGCTTCGATGGATGAAATAATGAATGCAGCGAAAGCAGCTCAAGCCCATGACTTTATTATGGAAATGCCCGATGGTTACGATACCGTAGTCGGTGAGCGGGGCGTTGGATTATCGGGTGGACAAAAGCAGAGGATCGCCATTGCCCGCGCCATTCTCAAGAATCCACCTATTCTCATTCTGGACGATGCCACTGCCAGCGTTGATATGGAAACGGAAGCCGAGATTCAGCGCAATTTAGAGGAACTTTCTAAGGGACGCACTACCTTCATCATAGCTCACAGGATTTCTTCGGTAAAGGATGCTGATGAGATTATTGTGCTTGAAAACGGCTCTATAGTAGAGAGAGGTACTCATCAGGAGCTCATAAAGTTGAAAGGGCGTTATTATCACAACTTCAAGGAACAGTTTAGAGCTATGCTCACTGATGAGATGATAGAAAAAATAGTAAAAGAGGTGAGCGCCTGA
- a CDS encoding class II aldolase/adducin family protein, producing MYLESQVKNDIIEIGRRLWLKGFVAANDGNITVRVGKNEIWATPTGVSKGFLKPEMLIKLDLDGNVISGTWKPTSELKMHLRVYKERDDVMAVVHAHPPVATSFAIVGKTLDAPIMPEAVISLGVVPIAEYGTPSTEELPENVSKYLQECDALLLENHGALTYGPDIYTAYYRMETMEFYAYISLLTHLLGGARELSEDKVRKLVEIRKKLGVKGRYPVQRLFKRYNINKEEIKEEQLVDMVTRITKRVLEEMGQ from the coding sequence ATGTATTTAGAATCACAGGTTAAAAACGATATCATAGAAATAGGGAGAAGATTGTGGCTAAAGGGTTTTGTGGCTGCCAATGACGGTAACATTACAGTAAGAGTTGGCAAAAATGAGATATGGGCGACGCCTACAGGAGTAAGCAAGGGGTTTTTGAAGCCTGAGATGCTCATCAAGCTGGACCTGGACGGCAACGTTATCTCAGGGACATGGAAACCTACTTCTGAGCTCAAGATGCATTTAAGGGTGTATAAGGAAAGAGATGATGTCATGGCGGTGGTTCATGCCCATCCTCCTGTGGCGACGTCTTTTGCCATAGTTGGGAAGACGCTTGACGCGCCTATAATGCCTGAGGCTGTTATCTCATTGGGAGTGGTACCCATTGCCGAGTATGGTACACCGTCTACGGAAGAGTTACCTGAGAACGTAAGTAAATACCTGCAGGAATGCGATGCTCTTTTGCTGGAAAATCATGGTGCCCTAACATATGGTCCTGATATCTATACAGCCTATTACAGGATGGAAACCATGGAGTTTTACGCTTATATAAGTTTATTAACGCACCTTTTAGGTGGAGCCAGGGAGCTTTCGGAGGATAAGGTGAGAAAGCTCGTTGAAATACGCAAGAAATTGGGTGTTAAAGGCAGGTATCCTGTGCAGAGGCTCTTTAAGCGCTACAACATAAATAAGGAAGAGATAAAGGAAGAACAACTGGTGGATATGGTTACGCGTATAACCAAGAGGGTCTTAGAAGAGATGGGGCAATAA
- a CDS encoding ABC transporter ATP-binding protein, with amino-acid sequence MAVNRYNEDEELEKPFNAEQFKRLVKFALPYKKEIILSVIMVLIVTVGGLAGPYILKVAIDDYISRKDLVGLGRISILYIAITFTVMYLNRTRTFILSKTGQHIIFNMRQQLFEHVQSLSFKFFDSRPAGKIMMRIINDINAPADLITNGFVNVLSDLVTLVGIIVIMVSMNVKLSLITFAVLPVLFTVITVLKRHIRKRWFDVRQKSSNMNAYLNESIQGMKVTQAFAQEDVSEANFNELNADIVKTWMKAIRINNFFGPAVNITGALSTMLVFFMGSYMYYRGEATIGVIFAFLSYMGRFWGPINDISNIYNMLLVTMASIERVFELFDQTPDIADLPDARELPKIEGKVEFKDVSFYYDPEKPVLKHVSFTVKPGETIALVGPTGAGKSTIVNLISRFYDPVEGQVCIDGYDIKHVTLKSLRSQMGIVLQDTFIFAGTIYDNIKYGKPDATYEEVIEAAKAVHAHDFIMEFEDGYNTQVNERGSRLSVGQRQLISFARTLLANPRILILDEATSSIDTHTEILVQQALEKLLEGRTSFVIAHRLSTIRNADRIFVIDDGQIKEMGNHEELMAKKGIYYDLQMSQYRFAV; translated from the coding sequence ATGGCAGTCAATAGGTATAATGAAGACGAAGAGCTGGAAAAGCCTTTTAATGCAGAGCAGTTTAAGCGGTTGGTTAAATTTGCGCTGCCCTATAAAAAAGAGATTATTTTGTCAGTGATTATGGTGCTTATTGTCACGGTAGGCGGTTTGGCAGGGCCGTATATATTAAAAGTGGCTATTGATGATTATATAAGCAGAAAAGATTTAGTAGGCTTGGGGCGCATTTCAATTCTATATATCGCTATAACTTTTACGGTCATGTATTTAAACAGAACCAGGACATTTATTTTGTCCAAGACTGGGCAACACATCATATTTAATATGAGGCAGCAGTTGTTTGAGCACGTTCAGAGCTTATCATTTAAATTCTTTGACAGCAGGCCTGCCGGCAAGATAATGATGAGGATAATTAACGATATTAACGCACCTGCTGATCTCATAACAAATGGCTTTGTCAACGTGTTGAGTGACCTTGTTACATTGGTAGGTATCATCGTAATAATGGTGAGCATGAACGTAAAGTTGTCCTTGATTACCTTTGCTGTCTTGCCGGTGTTGTTTACTGTAATAACGGTGCTCAAAAGGCACATAAGGAAAAGATGGTTTGATGTCAGGCAGAAGTCATCAAATATGAATGCATATCTCAATGAGAGCATTCAAGGTATGAAAGTAACTCAGGCTTTTGCACAGGAGGATGTAAGCGAGGCTAATTTCAATGAGTTAAATGCAGATATAGTGAAGACCTGGATGAAGGCAATAAGGATTAACAACTTTTTTGGACCCGCTGTCAATATCACCGGAGCCTTGAGCACCATGTTGGTATTTTTTATGGGTTCATACATGTACTATAGAGGGGAAGCAACTATTGGCGTCATATTCGCATTTTTAAGCTATATGGGCAGGTTCTGGGGTCCCATAAATGATATAAGTAATATATACAATATGCTTTTGGTCACCATGGCATCTATAGAAAGGGTATTTGAGCTGTTTGATCAGACTCCGGATATAGCAGATCTACCGGATGCCAGAGAGCTGCCTAAAATTGAAGGCAAGGTGGAGTTTAAAGACGTTTCTTTCTACTATGATCCTGAGAAACCGGTCTTAAAGCATGTTAGCTTCACAGTAAAGCCTGGTGAAACCATAGCGCTGGTTGGGCCTACAGGTGCGGGCAAGAGTACTATAGTAAATCTTATAAGCCGCTTCTATGACCCTGTAGAAGGGCAGGTATGTATAGATGGTTATGACATAAAGCACGTAACACTGAAATCTTTAAGATCTCAGATGGGCATTGTATTGCAGGATACATTTATCTTTGCGGGCACCATATATGATAATATCAAATATGGGAAACCCGATGCTACGTATGAGGAGGTTATTGAAGCTGCTAAGGCTGTCCATGCCCACGATTTCATAATGGAATTTGAAGACGGCTATAATACACAGGTCAACGAGAGAGGGTCCAGGTTGTCTGTTGGCCAGAGGCAGCTTATATCTTTTGCCAGGACACTGCTGGCAAATCCAAGAATCCTTATATTAGATGAGGCTACATCCAGTATAGATACCCATACCGAGATATTGGTTCAGCAGGCATTGGAGAAATTGTTAGAAGGTAGAACATCATTTGTTATTGCTCACAGGCTTTCGACTATCAGAAATGCTGACAGGATATTTGTTATAGATGATGGTCAGATAAAAGAAATGGGTAACCACGAAGAGCTTATGGCTAAAAAAGGCATATACTATGACCTCCAGATGTCGCAGTACAGGTTTGCTGTATGA
- the melA gene encoding alpha-glucosidase/alpha-galactosidase — translation MPKITFMGAGSTVFAKNVLGDVILTPALQGCEIALYDIDPQRLKDSEMMLNNINENYGGHAKIKAYLGVENRKEALRGADFVVNAIQVGGYEPCTVIDFEVPKKYGLRQTIADTLGIGGIFRALRTIPVLKEFADDMAEVCPDAWFLNYTNPMAMLTGALIRFGVKTVGLCHSVQGCVPGLLEPLGISTENVQWKIAGINHQAWLLEITRDGKDLYPEIKEKAFSRPTPHNDMVRYEIMRQFGYYVTESSEHNAEYVPWFIKSTHPELIERFNIPLDEYPRRCVNQIKGWEAMRENLVNNKNIEHHKTHEFAAYIMEAMLTDKPYRIHGNVLNTGLITNLPSDAIVEVPCMVDRNGVNPCYVGDLPQQCAAINRTNINVQLLTLEAAFTLKKDYIYMAAMMDPHTAAELTIDEIRAMCDDLIEAHGDWLPKFK, via the coding sequence ATGCCTAAGATCACATTTATGGGTGCTGGAAGCACCGTCTTTGCCAAAAACGTGCTGGGCGATGTGATTCTCACGCCTGCATTGCAGGGATGCGAGATCGCCTTATATGACATCGATCCTCAAAGGCTTAAAGACTCTGAGATGATGCTCAACAACATAAATGAAAACTACGGGGGACATGCTAAAATAAAAGCATACCTTGGCGTAGAAAACAGAAAAGAAGCCTTAAGAGGTGCCGACTTCGTGGTCAACGCCATCCAAGTGGGCGGTTATGAGCCCTGCACCGTCATAGACTTTGAGGTCCCTAAGAAATACGGCCTGAGGCAGACCATTGCCGATACCCTGGGAATCGGCGGTATATTTAGGGCGTTGAGGACCATCCCCGTTCTTAAAGAATTTGCCGACGATATGGCTGAGGTATGCCCTGACGCCTGGTTTTTAAACTACACCAATCCCATGGCCATGTTGACTGGCGCCCTTATAAGGTTTGGCGTAAAGACAGTAGGACTTTGCCACAGCGTTCAGGGCTGCGTGCCGGGGCTTTTGGAGCCGCTGGGCATAAGCACTGAAAATGTACAGTGGAAAATCGCAGGAATCAACCACCAGGCCTGGCTTTTAGAGATCACCAGGGACGGAAAAGACCTGTACCCCGAAATCAAAGAAAAAGCCTTCAGCAGGCCAACACCGCACAACGATATGGTGCGCTACGAGATAATGAGGCAGTTTGGCTATTATGTAACAGAGTCCAGCGAGCACAACGCCGAATATGTGCCATGGTTTATCAAGAGCACCCATCCTGAACTGATAGAGAGGTTTAATATTCCTCTGGATGAGTACCCCAGAAGGTGTGTAAACCAGATCAAAGGCTGGGAAGCCATGAGAGAAAATCTTGTAAACAACAAAAATATAGAACACCACAAGACCCACGAGTTTGCAGCATACATAATGGAGGCCATGCTCACAGATAAGCCATATAGAATCCACGGCAATGTGCTCAACACAGGCCTTATTACTAACTTGCCCAGTGATGCCATCGTAGAGGTACCCTGCATGGTAGACAGGAATGGTGTAAATCCATGCTATGTAGGAGACCTGCCGCAGCAATGTGCCGCCATCAACAGGACCAACATAAATGTGCAGCTGCTCACCTTAGAAGCCGCATTTACGCTCAAAAAAGACTACATCTACATGGCTGCGATGATGGATCCTCACACAGCGGCGGAGCTCACCATTGACGAAATTAGAGCCATGTGCGACGACCTCATAGAGGCTCACGGCGACTGGTTACCGAAATTTAAATAA
- the hag gene encoding flagellin Hag — translation MIINHNLSALNAWRQLSVNNMNTQKALEKLSSGYRINRAGDDAAGLAISEKMRAQIRGLEQATRNAQDGISLIQTAEGALNETHAILQRMRELTVQAANSTNTLTDRQNIQKEIDQLKNEINRIASTTQFNTRNLLNGSLAAGKATLTFQIGANSQQVLKLNIATMTAVALKGTATGAKSMASINVATNNASVISAQINSIDAAINKVSGQRADLGAVQNRLEHTINNLGTASENLTAAESRIRDVDMAKEMMEFTKDNILNQAATAMLAQANQLPQTVLQLLR, via the coding sequence ATGATAATAAACCATAACTTAAGCGCATTAAATGCGTGGAGGCAACTTTCAGTTAACAATATGAATACACAGAAAGCCTTAGAAAAACTCTCATCAGGTTACAGGATCAACAGGGCGGGCGACGATGCAGCAGGATTGGCTATATCCGAAAAAATGAGAGCGCAGATCAGAGGTTTGGAACAGGCTACAAGAAATGCTCAAGATGGTATATCTTTGATCCAGACAGCTGAAGGTGCATTAAATGAAACACATGCAATACTTCAGAGAATGAGAGAATTAACAGTTCAAGCGGCAAACAGTACAAACACTCTTACTGATAGGCAAAATATTCAAAAGGAGATTGACCAACTTAAGAATGAAATAAATAGGATTGCTTCAACAACCCAATTTAACACTCGAAATCTTTTAAATGGTTCTTTGGCTGCTGGTAAAGCTACACTTACATTTCAGATTGGTGCTAATAGCCAACAAGTACTTAAATTAAATATAGCTACAATGACTGCAGTAGCGTTGAAAGGTACTGCTACTGGGGCTAAATCAATGGCAAGTATTAATGTAGCTACTAATAATGCTTCTGTTATTAGTGCCCAGATTAATTCTATCGATGCTGCAATAAATAAAGTATCTGGTCAAAGGGCTGATCTTGGTGCGGTACAAAATAGGCTTGAACATACGATAAACAACCTTGGCACAGCATCAGAAAACTTAACAGCAGCTGAATCGCGTATAAGAGATGTTGATATGGCAAAAGAAATGATGGAATTCACAAAAGACAACATACTAAACCAGGCAGCAACAGCAATGCTTGCTCAAGCGAATCAACTGCCACAAACAGTTTTGCAATTACTCAGATAA